The DNA region tttttatagtccTAGTAGATATTATGTGTTTAATTGTTTAAGTTCTAAAGGGTGTCAAATTCATGTTCGTTTTATCCCAAAATCGATAGAGTTAGTCCCTGATTTTATCTATTATCAATAATTTTGATCTTTTGTGAAAATTTTCTATTATATAAGGACTAAATGACAAAATATCCTTAATTTTTGTTAGATTGTTTTGGCCCATTGTTTATCAATTGAgtgtatttttgttattttggtcCTTAAATGATTGACAGTGGATAAACTCAgcgaccacttttattgattcaaaTCTCAAGAACTAAAATGAGAAGCTACATCAATCTCAGAGACTATTTTAgccaaaataacaaaatttaatTAACTTAGGGTTAATTAAACATATGCCCTCTAAAACTCaatttgagtcttatttaactCTCTAATACTTGAAACGGGAAGGAATACGTGAGAAACAATTTGAGTATTTAGGAAGTTAGGCGACACattttgagtttcaaggacTTAAGTATAATTAATCTCGTTATTTAATTGATTAGAATAGCTAATTACATAATTAAATTGTTACTTTATTTGTCAAATACAATTAATTGTTTAAGAACTATTAGTGGGTCCCTAAATAAGCAAAAAGTTCAACGAGCAAGAGTAATTAGCCAAATTGTCAAATTAAACACTCTCCTTTTGGTCCAATACACATTCTAGAAGTTTGACTTTCCTTGATTCTGGTTAGATTACGATTTGGTCACAACGTAGAATTGGCTAAACATTGTATACCCCTCTTTGTACTCACGTTCAAATCTCACTATCCGTCGAATCTATCTTCTTGTCAAGTTCAAATTCCTCTCCCATAGAGCAAAGGAATAGTGTTTGGCTTGTGCTTTCGCTTTGAATGGGTGTCCTCTTTGGATAATAAATGGTTGGATAGAAAATCTCACTGTCCGTCGAATCCATCTTCTTGTCAAGTTCAAATTCCTCTCAGCAAAGGAATAGTTTTTGGCTTGTGCTTTCGCTTTGAATGGGTGTCCTCTTTGGATAATAAGTGGTTGGATAGAAAATCTCACTGTCCGTCGAATCAATCTTCTTGTCTAGTTCAAATTCCTCTCCCGTAGAGCAAAGGAATAGTGTTTGGCTTGTGCTTTCGCTTTGAATGGGTGTCCTCTTTGGATAATAAATGGTTGGATAGAAAATCTCACTGTCCGTCGAATCCATCTTCTTGTCAAGTTCAAATTCCTCTCAGCAAAGGAATAGTGTTTGGCTTGTGCTTTCGCTTTGAATGGGTGTCCTCTTTGGATAATAAGTGGTTGGATAGAAAATCTCACTGTCCGTCGAATCAATCTTCTTGTCTAGTTCAAATTCCTCTCCCGTAGAGCAAAGGAATAGTGTTTGGCTTGTGCTTTCGCTTTGAATGGGTGTCCTCTTTGGATAATAAGTGGTTGGATAGAAAATCTCATTGTCCGTCGAATCCATCTTCTTGTCAAGTTCAAATTCCTCTCCCGTAGAGCAAAGGAATAGTGTTTGGCTTGTGCTTTCCCTTTGAATGGGTGTCCTCTTTGGATAATGAATGGTTGGATAGAAAATCTCACTATCCGTCGAATCAATCTTCTTGTCAAGTTCAAATTCCTCTCCCGTAGAGCAAAGGAATAGTGTTTGGCTTGTGCTTTCGCAAGCTTTGAATGGGTGTCCTCTTTGGATAATAAATGGTTGGATAGAAAATCTCAATGTCCGTCGAATCAATCTTCttatcaagttcaaattcctcTCGCGTAGAGCAAAGGAATAGTGTTTGACTTGTGCTTTCGCTTTGAATGGGTGTTCTCTTTGGATAATAAGTGGTTGGATAGAAAATCTCAATGTCCGTCGAATCCATCTTCTTGTCAAGTTCAAATTCCTCTCCCGTAGAGCAAAGGAATCATGTTTGGCTTGTGCTTTCGCAAGCTTTGAATGGGTGTCCTCTTTGGATAATAAGTGGTTTATTGTCAAGTTCAAATTCCTCTCCCGTAGAGTAATGGAATAGTGTTTGGCTTGtgcttttgctttgaatgggtatCCTCTTTGGATAATAAGTGGTTGGATCGAAGGAATAAGACCACTCTGAATCTCTGTGTTTGGAGTGTGCAGACCGAGAGGTCCAGGCTGTTCAAAGTTTTAGGTTTTTGTGAAGCAGCAAGTGAAATAGGCTAATGAAGATGTAGGTTAAAATTAAGTGGTCTGAATCTCTCAATCCGCGGCTTCAAAGGCATAGATCTAGAGTGGATCTCAATCCAAATGGAAATTATGGCAGCTAAAAAAAGTAGTTGGTGCATCTTTGGATGGACGGTTTGAGAGATGGATGGTAATAAGGTCGGCCTTGGCTTGTGCTTTCGCTTTGAATGGGTGTCCTCTTTGGATAATAAGTGGTTGGATAGAAGGAATAAGATCCACTCTGAATCTCTGTGTTTGGAGCGTGCAGACCGAGAGGTCCAGGCTATTCAAAGTTTTAGGTTTTTGTGAAGCGGCAAGTGAAATGGGCTAATGAAGATGTAGGTTAAAATTAAGTGGTCTGAATCTCTCAATCCACGGCTTCAGAGGCATAGATCTAGAGTGGATCTCAATCCGGATGGAAATTATGGCAGCTAAAAAAAGTAGTTGGTGCAGCTTTGGATGGACGGTTTGAGAGATGGATGGTGATAAGGTCGGCCTTCTACGTTGATCACGTGGAAAGACATATTTGGTGTTTACTTGTGCTTATATTACATGCTTAAATTCTGCATAATTACATCTCATGTAAAATCAAAAACACTAATTGTTATACCTACAAGTTTTTTGGATACGAACGGGACCTCAGATGCAAAGATAAAACGCTCTTAATCAACTGAGTTGTATTTACAAGATTAACAAATCTAAAAACAAGTTGATGCGTACTTGGAGGTAAGCTAAGCATGAAGAACAGTTCAAACCGTTGGAAACAACCATCCCATCGTCCATCCGAGGAGCAAACCTGCCCCGGCAAGACCCAATCCCACCGCGAATGCAACAACGCCCGTGTTAATTTCGTACCTTGGTCTGCCGCCCCGTTTTCCGGCCCTGCGCTGACCCTTCTTCATGTGCCTGCCTTTGTGAGGGGACCATGGTTGGTCCTTGTTATTGAGCTGCAGGCAGAATTTCTCGAGCTGCAGCAATTGCAGCCACTGCTTGTAAGCAAAGAGTTGTGAGGCCTGCTTCAAAAACAGAGTGATTATGTGTTCCTTCTCTGTATGGGCTTGCTTTGCTGCTTTTTCTGCGTTCCTAGCTCGTGTTTGAGAGTGGCACAAAGCTTCCAATAGCTCGGCTTTGGTTCGATTGTCTTCTGAAATCTTTTGGGTTTCCACCTCATCCTTGCTGAAACAAATTATATTATAAATGAAGGGTATCATGAATGAAATTGATCAAGTAATCTCCGAGAAGTTTTCAAGCAACAAGATATCTGCTTCATTTAGATACAGGCATCGCAAGCTCGTACAGAAAAGTAAAGAAGCCTGGCATATTACTCTAATACTGGGGGAAATAGGCAGACATTTATAATGAGCCAATAATTTCACATACGCACAAAGGAAATTTACGAAAAATACGGTTTACATGATCCTTGAAACATACAAAAACTTCAGAAGAATTGTCCCTTTCATGTAAGAGGGAAGGTAACAGGTTGATCTTCGATTATCATGAAACATAGAACATACGGTtctataaattttttaaatttgttcaaATGATCTACGAATACCAGATGATAGTGGTCAACTGCGAAAACAATTGTAAAGCAAAAGATACAAATTTACCTTAAGGGACTGCAAGACTCATGTGTTGAGTGACCAGAAGTAAGGCTTCCCCATGTATAAGTGTCCATATTGGAGAAACCCATTTCAGCCATCTGATCCATGGCTGAATTAGGGTCGAAAGCAGAGGGACCCTTCCTACGATGCTTAACCCGGGGCCGCGGGAGATCACAATTCTCAATATGTTCCAGTGACTTCTGAGCAACCAAGGAAGCCAACTCATCTTTACCTGCAGAGCGCCACCACGGTTCAGTTTTCTCAGTTCCCACCCATTGGGATTCTAAACTGGAAGACATTTTCTTGGGTTCCTCAGAGCTCAAGCAGTTCAAAGAATCCAAGTTCATGAGATGATCATCTGAGTACCAAAACTCGCCCGAGTCCTTTCTCTTAGGAACTTTTGGATCATTCCCAATTCCAGCATTGAGCTCTTGCATTCCTTTATTCTGGTCACTTTTTGTACAAGTGACAGAAACCTGGCACGGCTGCTCAACAAAAGAATTAGCACTATTCTTCATATCAATTTGAGTACCCAAAACCCCGTTGGACTGGTAATAGTCGCTTATGATCGGAGTTTTATGAACAAATCCAGAATTCAAAGCTTCAAGTTCAGCCCCCAGGACTGTTAGCTGTTCATACGTAAACTCCTTCTGCGGTCCACAGTTGGGTTCCAGGTTCAACCACCACTTGGTGTTGGGTGCTAGTTCAGGATTTGGGTTATAAGGCATGCAATCTGGTTTGAGGTTCTCAGGTGCAATATCAGATTCCGtttttgaggaagatgatgACGGGCAGGAAGAAAATTTTGGAGCGCTCCACGCATCTTCTTGGACAAAACAACAGTTTGCTCTACGCTGCCATGTAGTACGTGCTCCTGCTGCTGCCATATCTTGTCTATCTGTAACAGATTTTACAATGAAAAAACAATATTCAGTTGTACTACACTCAGTGAGGCATCTAATTTGAATGCGTAATTAGGTATTTGAAAGCTTTTAACTTGTCTAATGCCGAAAGAGACTCGACCAGTAAATCCTAAGTCTCAACAAAAGAACAAAGATCCGAGATAGGCAGGAGCATCTAAAGACgaaacaaagaaattcagatgATTTCACCAAATTGAATCTTTAACTTTGGTTTGCAAAACTAGCAGGAAATCTTAAGCACTCGTGGGCGTAACAACATTGGCTAGAGCCTAGAGGCTATGCACCTAAATTTGAGTCCCCCTACCGcaatttagattagtttaaagtaGAATATCGATCGTAAAAATGGGAATCTAAAACCAAACCAGATTCTGTAAATTGTACAATCTACGATAATATAGTACAAACACTGAAGACCTAAACAAAATTGACAAATACCACGTTAGTTCATGCAATATATATTCTGTAAGTGGAAGTTGGACCCAGATTCATACAGAAACgtcaaattttaataaaaagatgtAAAATTTACACAATTAGAGCAAAACCCAACTCAAATCACTCCATAAAATTGAGAAAAACCAAACGGAAACTAGAAAATCCCATTCAAAAAGGTGAAAAACACAGATTGAGCAATAAAGTATTGAACTTTCATCtaaaaattttgaaagaaaaaaaaagcaaaaaactaCCTTCAAAAGGAGATGGGAATTCTGGATTTCGCATACGTTTTCTGGGATTCGAAAAAGCAGATGCAGACGACAGAGagacctcctcctccttctcctccttctttctTGTCTCCTACTTCACCGTCGCCTGCTTGCTTGCTAAAATAATGCAAGTCGGTAATATCCGTTTTCAATTCAGTGCGTAAAATATCCAAAAATACCGAAGTCTCAAAGCTTTGCGACACTTTCTTTCTGTGCTGAATGGAGTGGTACGTTGTGCTGAAGAGGGTTGTACCTCGATGTGGAAAATGACATGGTCCTAATTTTGGTGGGAAAATACACGTTCGTTGCCCCATTGGTGGGAAAAAAGACTTTTAGTTACACCGTTCTCGTCATCGTCATCGTTACGTTCTGTGTCAATTATTTGTTATGTAATAAAAAGTAACTCTTAATACTATAGGTTTGTTTAGCTAAAATAATTTCTGAGATTGAcgtaactcctcactttggttcatgagatttgaaattgataGAACTGGTCTTTGACTTTGTCTACAATCAATCATTTTCAttcgtacaaaaaaaaaatctgttaaataagaacaaaaaatgataaaaatactctcaatttaacaaagaatgggatcaaatgatttgacaaaaattgaaggTATTTTGTCATTGTATTCTTGT from Malus domestica chromosome 01, GDT2T_hap1 includes:
- the LOC103444069 gene encoding uncharacterized protein → MRNPEFPSPFEDRQDMAAAGARTTWQRRANCCFVQEDAWSAPKFSSCPSSSSSKTESDIAPENLKPDCMPYNPNPELAPNTKWWLNLEPNCGPQKEFTYEQLTVLGAELEALNSGFVHKTPIISDYYQSNGVLGTQIDMKNSANSFVEQPCQVSVTCTKSDQNKGMQELNAGIGNDPKVPKRKDSGEFWYSDDHLMNLDSLNCLSSEEPKKMSSSLESQWVGTEKTEPWWRSAGKDELASLVAQKSLEHIENCDLPRPRVKHRRKGPSAFDPNSAMDQMAEMGFSNMDTYTWGSLTSGHSTHESCSPLSKDEVETQKISEDNRTKAELLEALCHSQTRARNAEKAAKQAHTEKEHIITLFLKQASQLFAYKQWLQLLQLEKFCLQLNNKDQPWSPHKGRHMKKGQRRAGKRGGRPRYEINTGVVAFAVGLGLAGAGLLLGWTMGWLFPTV